DNA sequence from the Fuscovulum ytuae genome:
GGAAGCGGTTCTGGCTGTTTGCCTCCAGCCCGTCGAAGAGTTCCGCCACGGTGGCGCGGGTGTTGGGTTCCTGACGCGCGCCTGTGCGCAGTTCGACGATGGCGTTGGGTTCTTCGCTGCCCGCAGAAATGGGGCCGCGCGGGCGGTGGTATTTGAAGCTGCGCCCCATGAGGCGGACGCCGTTGGCAAGGAGGGCCGATGCCAGCGTGTCACCCGGATGGCCCGTATAGGGCAGGCCGTCGAAGGTGAAGCGGAGCGTCTTACTCCGGTCGATCTGGCCGCCCTTGATGCGGTTCTCTTGCGTCATTTGCTGCGCCCCTTTGCGCGTGCCACATCGCGGGCGAGTTCGACCTTTGTGATGTCATGCGTCACGGTGTTGCGGGTGACGACGAGCCAAGAGCGGTCGCCCTGTTCGTGGAACCACAGTTCGCGGTGTTCGCCTGCGGGGTTGTCGCGCAGGTAGAGGTAATCGTGAAAGGCGTCCTGCGCGCTGCTGGCATCGGGGAAGGCCATGCCATCGGGACGGTCGATCAGGGCGGCGTCGCCGAGATAGGTGAATTCCTGCGCGTCGCGGGGGCCGAGGAGGGGGTGGTTGATGATCATGATGCCCTCTCAGTGCAGGTTGGGCTGTGCGCCCTGCCCTTTTTCGTCGATCATCAGCCCCTTGCGGAAGCGATCGAAGCGATAGGCGGTGGCGGTGGGATGGGGTTGATCGGTGGCGAGAAGATGCGCGAAGCACCAGCCCGAGGCGGGGGTGGCCTTGAAGCCGCCATAGCACCAGCCGCCGTTGAAATAGAGGCCGTCGATATCGGTCTTGTCGATGATCGGGCTGCCATCCATCGACATGTCCATGATCCCGCCCCATGAGCGCAGAAGGCGGGCGCGGCCAATCATGGGCATGAGGGACATGCCCCCTTCGGCCACATCTTCGACCACGGGCATATTGCCGCGTTGGGCATAGGAGTTGTAGCCGTCGATATCGCCGCCGAAGACGAGCCCGCCCTTATCGGACTGGCTGACGTAGAAATGGCCTGCGCCATAGGTCATGACGCCGTCGATCAGGGGTTTCAGGCCTTCGGAAACGAAGGCCTGCAGGACGTGGGATTCCATGGGCAGGCGCATGTTCACATGGGCCATCACCTTGGAGGAGGAGCCTGCAACAGCGACGCCCACCTTCTTTGCGCCGAT
Encoded proteins:
- a CDS encoding sarcosine oxidase subunit delta codes for the protein MIINHPLLGPRDAQEFTYLGDAALIDRPDGMAFPDASSAQDAFHDYLYLRDNPAGEHRELWFHEQGDRSWLVVTRNTVTHDITKVELARDVARAKGRSK